One genomic segment of Verrucomicrobiota bacterium includes these proteins:
- a CDS encoding fatty acid desaturase, producing the protein MLRLFYYTVIVGVSIWFGFWKELLVLWIIPLLIVLPAIVRFSAICEHKYDIASGKIEESTATIIPFWWERLLFPRLHFNYHIYHHYYPGVAFTHLPEVHRIFQKEGLVDESNIFRGYHAYFKHLLER; encoded by the coding sequence GTGCTTAGGTTATTTTATTATACCGTTATTGTCGGGGTATCAATCTGGTTTGGTTTCTGGAAAGAACTGTTAGTACTCTGGATAATTCCCTTGTTGATAGTGTTACCGGCTATTGTTCGGTTCAGCGCGATTTGTGAACACAAGTACGATATTGCAAGCGGTAAAATCGAAGAATCAACCGCAACGATAATCCCTTTCTGGTGGGAGCGATTATTGTTCCCACGGCTTCATTTCAATTACCACATCTACCATCACTATTATCCCGGGGTTGCATTCACGCATTTACCGGAAGTGCATCGCATTTTTCAAAAGGAAGGCCTGGTTGATGAAAGCAATATTTTTCGAGGTTACCATGCCTATTTCAA